One segment of Rhipicephalus sanguineus isolate Rsan-2018 chromosome 6, BIME_Rsan_1.4, whole genome shotgun sequence DNA contains the following:
- the LOC125758791 gene encoding putative nuclease HARBI1, with amino-acid sequence MLPASCRLRGIQRPVAVVRQEHAITVAHGQKRWVAFSGDHRREERTKAAFARLGQIPVVVGCVDGTLIAIPKPHGLSSADTTHYMSGKGLYAFNTTITCDADLWMSVHVSWGHVMTSGYGGGALSVSTWKQNFGLLGDSSYTLEPWFLTPVPGRPARGTPDDHYNKAHTAMRNVVEWCIAVSLCTAAQA; translated from the exons atgcttccagcgagctgtcggctgcgaggaattcagcggcctgtcgcagtcgtccgtcaggaacacgccattactgtcgctcacgggcaaaaacggtgggtggccttttccggagaccacagacgcgaagagcgaacgaaggcggcgttcgcgcggctcgggcagattcccgttgtggtcgggtgcgtggatggtacgctcatcgcaatcccgaagccccatggcctgagctccgcggacacgacgcattacatgtcggggaagggactctacgcattcaacaccacgatc acatgtgatgccgacctctggatgtcagtccatgtttcctggggtcatgtcatgactagtgggtatggcgggggagccctctccgtcagcacctggaagcaaaacttcggcttgcttg gagactccagctatacattagaaccgtggttcctgacaccagtgcccggacgaccagctcgtggcacccctgatgaccactacaacaaggcccacaccgccatgcgcaatgttgtggagtggtgcatcgctgtaagcttgtgcacagctgctcaagcataa
- the LOC119397913 gene encoding uncharacterized protein LOC119397913 codes for MPLSPASSSSPSSRSTSTSDDDNDLELGIAAIRDVANHFRFDPLQSSDSEMDAGPSSDEEVPADARMGHAHWCQCGHCRPMETELESLCCKDVERVRALIPEEVGCITAHPTFQQACLNIHTLAVAYYALMNDRPGLLEAPEIHRSSAVEVR; via the exons ATGCCTTTGTCGCCAgcatcgtcgtcgtcgccgtcgtcgcggTCAACATCGACCAGTGATGATGACAACGATCTGGAATTGGGGATCGccgcgattcgcgacgtcgcgaatcattttcgctttgaTCCGCTACAGAGCAGCGACTCGGAAATGGACGCTGGTCCGAGCAGCGACGAGGAAGTGCCTGCGGACGCACGCATGGGCCACGCTCACTG GTGCCAATGCGGCCACTGCCGTCCCATGGAGACAGAGCTGGAGTCGTTGTGCTGCAAGGACGTGGAACGCGTGCGGGCGCTCATACCAGAAGAAGTGGGCTGCATCACCGCACATCCAACATTTCAGCAGGCCTGCTTGAACATTCACACGCTTGCGGTAGCCTATTATGCCCTCATGAACGACCGTCCCGGTCTCCTTGAGGCTCCAGAGATACACAG GTCATCGGCTGTAGAGGTGCGGTGA